Proteins encoded by one window of Candidatus Paceibacterota bacterium:
- the pilO gene encoding type 4a pilus biogenesis protein PilO, which translates to MPISKPIIKISAFVIIAAISSTLALFVMKDKISAEVNQISQRRNMVISLDKRESNFVNLKKDYAIVSDGLPKARSLFPGIDDMDDLIDRIDKLSLELGGSNTIKFDNNPESFSPNTNKLNFTVIFSGKKEFFSRFTDGFSKLPHLTKINRIEIRNSQDTDAAPDLMTIGASIFLKK; encoded by the coding sequence ATGCCGATATCCAAGCCAATCATAAAGATCTCAGCTTTCGTCATTATTGCGGCCATTTCCTCCACGCTCGCGCTTTTTGTAATGAAAGACAAAATATCCGCAGAGGTCAACCAGATCTCCCAAAGGCGCAACATGGTTATTTCTCTCGATAAACGGGAAAGCAATTTTGTTAATCTGAAAAAGGACTATGCGATAGTAAGCGATGGCCTTCCAAAAGCAAGAAGTCTGTTTCCGGGAATAGACGATATGGATGATCTCATTGACAGGATTGATAAACTGTCCCTCGAGCTTGGGGGAAGCAATACGATCAAATTCGATAATAACCCCGAATCTTTCAGCCCGAATACGAACAAACTTAATTTCACGGTAATTTTTTCGGGAAAGAAGGAATTCTTTTCTAGGTTTACCGATGGTTTTTCCAAGCTTCCACATCTTACGAAAATAAACAGGATCGAGATCAGAAATTCTCAGGACACCGATGCCGCTCCCGACCTGATGACGATCGGAGCTTCGATATTTTTAAAAAAGTAA
- the pilM gene encoding pilus assembly protein PilM, whose amino-acid sequence MNLIKLLVPKEKIVGIDISSEKLRMFYLQQDAYGNISIKGRSEVELDDGIIASGEITDKKKLVVALEKLKKTFAPKKLLSNFAVVTIPPNRIYSKILEFPKILDSEQLLEAITTNASDSFPFPLSSCYFDWEIVGEINGKKQVLVSLAKKTLIDAYIEALKASSFELIALETYFLSLERVIDLPESPIALIHLTDEGISSTIYQNKRPYFSQFETWREASAGKPIKNLNDLKTVIKAKIVTLSLYFESKNGSIGIEKALIVSQGFNTDALIKKIGKIQIPIEKTSIKIKSLENSDWLPVAGAAARAFIPRSDDTIISLLPVGTESLYETQKAISFSKSILFFISSLSVFYVSIFIAFFIFITSLEAGLTNQLNVKNSVPISAEYLKMETDTKEFNGYISDISSIRSLSQTDHSELIGKINRLATTGISFSNISINDLAKTINISGISSSREGYKYFKNTVAASDDFFNASLSSSDIAKKSDINFNLTMYIK is encoded by the coding sequence ATGAACCTGATAAAACTCCTTGTTCCAAAAGAAAAGATCGTAGGGATCGATATAAGCAGCGAGAAACTGAGGATGTTTTATTTGCAGCAGGACGCTTATGGCAATATCTCCATCAAGGGAAGATCCGAGGTTGAGCTCGATGACGGCATAATCGCCTCAGGAGAGATCACGGACAAGAAAAAACTGGTTGTGGCGCTGGAGAAGCTGAAAAAAACGTTCGCTCCGAAAAAACTTCTTTCAAACTTCGCAGTGGTCACGATCCCGCCCAACAGGATATACAGCAAGATCCTGGAATTCCCGAAGATCCTCGACAGCGAACAGCTTCTCGAAGCGATCACCACGAACGCATCCGACAGCTTTCCATTCCCGCTGTCTTCATGCTATTTTGACTGGGAGATTGTCGGCGAGATCAACGGCAAAAAACAGGTCCTTGTTTCTTTGGCAAAAAAAACATTGATCGATGCATATATCGAAGCGTTGAAGGCGAGTTCATTCGAACTTATCGCGCTCGAAACATACTTCCTCAGCCTGGAAAGAGTGATTGATCTGCCGGAGTCCCCTATTGCCCTGATACATCTCACGGACGAGGGCATAAGCAGCACGATATATCAAAACAAGCGGCCCTATTTCAGCCAATTTGAAACATGGCGGGAAGCATCAGCTGGAAAACCCATAAAAAACCTGAACGATCTCAAAACTGTAATTAAAGCGAAGATCGTCACACTCTCTCTGTATTTCGAAAGCAAGAACGGATCCATCGGCATAGAAAAAGCGCTTATTGTCAGCCAGGGTTTCAATACAGACGCCCTGATCAAAAAGATAGGGAAGATCCAGATCCCCATTGAAAAAACGAGTATCAAGATCAAATCCCTTGAAAACAGCGACTGGCTTCCTGTTGCAGGCGCCGCCGCAAGAGCTTTCATACCCAGAAGCGACGACACCATAATAAGCCTTCTCCCTGTCGGGACCGAAAGCCTGTACGAAACCCAAAAAGCCATATCTTTTTCGAAATCAATACTTTTCTTTATATCGTCCTTATCGGTCTTCTACGTTTCAATATTCATAGCATTCTTTATATTCATAACATCGCTTGAAGCCGGCCTCACAAATCAGCTGAATGTAAAGAACAGTGTCCCGATATCCGCAGAATACCTCAAAATGGAAACTGACACAAAAGAGTTTAACGGATACATTTCCGATATCAGCAGCATCAGATCCCTGTCGCAAACTGATCACTCCGAACTGATCGGAAAGATAAACAGGCTCGCAACGACCGGAATATCCTTTTCGAACATCAGCATAAACGACCTGGCAAAAACGATAAACATATCCGGAATATCATCATCCAGGGAAGGATACAAGTATTTCAAGAATACTGTAGCCGCTTCTGATGATTTTTTTAACGCTTCTCTGTCTTCATCGGATATTGCGAAAAAAAGCGACATAAATTTCAATCTTACGATGTATATAAAATAA
- a CDS encoding IPT/TIG domain-containing protein — protein MKKIINKILRSFLIFTAILGISFSNGPFYVIDSVINSYLASRDIVDKAFHISKDENVVDKFNSYRNLAEGIKVQEARAAAGYIGNSNIIYTNGGAPGAITPNASTSDGDLLVFYHYSRATGGNETVNLPAGFTPVFSSVTVSRGLVAVGWRMKQAGDGTFQASITNHTAGNSGETVIEFIQTYRGTDTINPIVNYTASLSNWASSLNIGPIAAPAIATVNDGDMAVVFGGRFENITGQTVLSGNSLTWAVRTTANTNLGTDAGAVVQTGLNSSGASQTITAKTITTTGTTQAGAGRMFIIKKQPNTAPVLSVIQPDGTSDTVAVGDPYNIMYDLSDAEDAATVNFYYDSDTNSGNGYTAIPTCQNQAEGSGAICSWDTTGITPGNYYIYGIATDGVNPDVSDYSPGMITINAAVMDATSVSYEIGGDGARSGYSAIITGSNFGTVLAGSRANCAGGAGTGCVRFIVGGNATVTDADVTAWSNSSITFAVNANLASYGGLVSLQVVSAGAPDSTPLDFYIYPNISSAPANGQIGSNIVISGDHFGTSTGSVTVINNSAALIGGWSETSLTVRIPGQQGVGVTTGKIQLTRSDAKTSNQYPAGNFTIDPPLITSSSSSPVTSGQTGVVIHFNGFGIDSDTMPTDTRPVFRLKKTGQTSIQGDNVGAAYGVTTAYQNVYATFDLSSAIDGAWDLELTNMDGFVSTCGGCLTVNPNGPSITGISPANGFDFELLSGISINGNNFDLSPTIKLTMAGETDLTPSTPFTRVSAALLNGGAFDFTEIKVGTWTVVVTNPSSGLSGSYSSLTINSAISNIFQFAANTDLAQPPTLDIAEGGGLGNQSSAYFRLDMDSNKTSGETITPEFEMQPIGISFQCILPNCPERTSGFFVQGSFPYSGIMIRDFLNVSGITAANDGNYHWHIRLTNSAGKIGPWTEFGTAPQATNTDLYLDNTPPLLAGVCPASNISDTSAMIDWNTNDANPPGEEDFATAQVEYKIGTDAETWSIPGNFSPAIPNPRAGGIHMISLSNLSPGSGYVLRARSKDFFGNEGFSANCTFATGAAMPIKTVEMFIAQEQGSVVETARSFNFSVTIPENPNNTVSLRSAMIELNGVSGASASDQTINVGFLRGNQPSGPAGDNFTIESSSSGPTPFTILFDALNVQGNGQENMQDLTTSGPAGSKNYTLFLKGTTTPTYVLNAKLILTYSYTP, from the coding sequence ATGAAGAAAATAATTAATAAAATCCTCAGATCTTTTCTGATCTTTACAGCGATCTTGGGAATATCATTTTCCAACGGTCCTTTTTATGTTATCGATTCAGTTATCAACTCCTATCTCGCTTCGCGCGATATCGTCGATAAGGCTTTTCACATTTCAAAAGACGAGAATGTGGTCGATAAATTCAATTCATACAGAAATTTGGCCGAGGGAATAAAAGTTCAGGAAGCGCGTGCGGCAGCCGGTTATATCGGCAACTCCAACATAATTTATACTAATGGAGGCGCACCGGGCGCGATAACTCCGAACGCTTCCACCTCAGACGGCGATCTGTTGGTTTTCTACCACTATTCCCGCGCTACAGGCGGAAATGAAACCGTAAATCTCCCTGCAGGCTTTACTCCCGTTTTCAGTTCAGTAACGGTAAGTAGGGGTCTGGTTGCGGTTGGCTGGCGAATGAAGCAAGCTGGTGATGGAACATTTCAGGCAAGTATCACCAATCACACGGCAGGTAATTCCGGTGAAACCGTGATTGAATTCATTCAAACTTACAGGGGAACAGATACAATAAATCCGATCGTCAACTACACCGCCTCTCTTTCCAACTGGGCATCATCGCTTAATATCGGACCGATAGCCGCGCCGGCGATAGCCACAGTTAATGACGGAGACATGGCCGTGGTGTTTGGTGGCAGATTTGAAAATATTACCGGCCAGACCGTGCTTTCGGGAAATTCGCTTACCTGGGCGGTGCGAACTACCGCCAATACTAATTTGGGAACCGATGCCGGAGCGGTCGTGCAAACCGGATTGAATTCATCCGGCGCGAGCCAGACCATAACCGCCAAAACGATTACCACTACAGGTACCACGCAGGCCGGCGCAGGCAGAATGTTTATTATAAAAAAACAGCCTAACACTGCACCCGTACTTTCTGTCATCCAGCCCGACGGCACAAGTGACACTGTGGCTGTTGGCGATCCATACAACATCATGTATGATCTTTCCGACGCAGAAGACGCGGCTACGGTTAATTTCTATTATGACAGCGATACCAATAGCGGAAATGGATATACAGCAATTCCAACCTGTCAGAATCAAGCTGAGGGTTCCGGCGCCATTTGTTCATGGGACACGACAGGGATTACTCCCGGAAATTATTATATTTATGGGATCGCCACTGATGGCGTCAACCCTGATGTCAGCGATTATTCTCCAGGCATGATTACGATCAATGCGGCGGTGATGGATGCAACCTCCGTTTCTTATGAGATCGGCGGTGATGGAGCGCGAAGCGGCTATAGCGCCATCATAACCGGCTCCAATTTTGGGACGGTGCTGGCAGGCTCCAGGGCAAACTGTGCGGGAGGCGCAGGAACGGGATGCGTGAGATTTATCGTGGGTGGCAATGCCACAGTGACTGACGCCGATGTAACCGCCTGGTCAAACTCGTCCATTACATTTGCGGTTAATGCCAATCTCGCCTCATACGGAGGACTGGTTTCCCTGCAAGTAGTCAGCGCAGGAGCTCCCGACAGCACGCCTTTGGATTTTTATATTTACCCGAATATCAGTTCCGCACCGGCAAACGGACAGATCGGCTCGAATATCGTAATCTCCGGCGATCATTTTGGAACAAGCACCGGCAGCGTGACTGTAATCAATAATTCTGCCGCACTGATCGGAGGTTGGAGTGAAACTAGTCTGACAGTTCGAATTCCCGGACAGCAGGGAGTTGGTGTCACGACCGGCAAAATCCAGCTAACTCGTTCAGACGCAAAAACCAGTAATCAATATCCGGCAGGAAATTTTACTATTGACCCTCCGCTCATAACCAGCTCCTCTTCATCTCCGGTTACAAGCGGACAGACAGGTGTCGTCATACATTTCAATGGTTTCGGGATCGATTCTGACACAATGCCCACCGACACGAGACCGGTTTTCCGGCTGAAGAAAACGGGTCAAACTTCCATTCAGGGAGACAATGTCGGAGCTGCCTATGGCGTTACAACCGCATATCAGAATGTGTACGCAACATTTGACTTATCCAGCGCCATCGACGGAGCATGGGACCTCGAGCTTACAAACATGGACGGATTTGTAAGCACCTGCGGGGGATGCCTTACTGTAAATCCGAACGGACCAAGTATTACAGGAATCTCTCCCGCAAATGGATTTGATTTTGAACTACTGTCGGGCATTTCAATAAATGGAAATAATTTTGACTTAAGTCCTACTATAAAACTTACCATGGCAGGAGAAACCGATCTAACACCTTCCACTCCCTTTACAAGAGTAAGTGCCGCACTTTTGAACGGAGGAGCTTTTGATTTTACAGAAATAAAAGTCGGCACATGGACTGTCGTCGTAACTAATCCCTCTAGCGGCCTATCGGGAAGCTACAGCAGCTTAACCATAAATTCGGCAATCTCAAACATTTTTCAGTTCGCAGCCAACACTGATCTTGCCCAACCCCCGACCTTGGACATTGCGGAAGGAGGAGGGCTCGGGAATCAATCATCGGCGTATTTCAGACTGGATATGGATTCCAACAAGACATCGGGGGAAACGATCACGCCAGAATTTGAAATGCAGCCGATAGGAATAAGCTTTCAGTGCATACTCCCGAATTGTCCTGAACGGACCTCCGGATTCTTTGTTCAGGGATCGTTCCCCTATTCCGGAATAATGATCAGAGACTTCCTGAACGTAAGCGGTATAACCGCAGCAAATGACGGGAATTATCATTGGCATATAAGACTGACGAATTCAGCCGGAAAGATCGGCCCATGGACCGAATTCGGAACCGCGCCTCAGGCGACAAACACGGACCTCTATCTCGACAACACTCCCCCTCTCCTTGCAGGAGTCTGCCCGGCATCGAATATTTCCGATACATCCGCTATGATCGATTGGAATACGAACGACGCCAATCCTCCGGGAGAAGAAGATTTCGCCACAGCTCAAGTCGAATATAAGATCGGTACAGATGCCGAAACATGGTCCATTCCCGGAAACTTTTCTCCGGCGATCCCGAATCCCAGAGCAGGCGGAATTCATATGATCAGCCTTTCAAATCTTTCGCCCGGATCGGGTTATGTGTTAAGGGCCCGTTCGAAAGACTTTTTTGGAAACGAAGGCTTTTCTGCAAACTGCACTTTCGCCACCGGAGCCGCCATGCCCATAAAGACCGTTGAGATGTTTATTGCCCAGGAGCAAGGGTCTGTTGTGGAAACAGCCAGATCATTTAATTTTTCTGTTACCATCCCCGAAAACCCGAATAACACCGTATCCCTGAGATCCGCAATGATAGAACTGAATGGCGTGTCCGGAGCCTCTGCGTCCGATCAGACCATAAACGTGGGATTCCTGCGCGGAAATCAGCCCTCAGGGCCTGCAGGAGACAATTTCACGATCGAGTCTTCTTCCTCAGGACCCACACCGTTCACGATCCTTTTTGACGCATTGAATGTTCAGGGCAACGGACAGGAGAATATGCAGGACCTCACAACCTCAGGCCCCGCCGGAAGCAAGAATTATACCTTGTTCCTGAAAGGTACAACCACACCGACTTATGTCCTGAACGCAAAATTGATCTTAACGTATTCCTACACCCCCTAA
- a CDS encoding serine hydrolase codes for MKEIGNKKNNDKNITVIALGILTAILTITNLWTFFVYAPDETNISKESASGKFEFLDPARKLIDKQDLIINVQPLREYLDEKYKKDLNVSIYFEYLPTGASIATNKDAEFYPASLLKVPAAMAVAKKIEKGEWKWTNKLVLMSSDRDDKFGSLHKESTGSTFTIEELVRRSLADSDNTAHFILVRNLETEEIDDVYEHMGLKGFLSTNGNLSAKRYSVIFRTLYNSSYLSDENSQKLLNFLSQSPFKDYIQSALPQDIIFSHKIGIDREKEIYLDSGLIYFKNRPYLLTIMIRDNNEKMAMEKMEDVSEKTYAYIRDYHEENN; via the coding sequence ATGAAAGAAATCGGGAACAAGAAAAACAATGATAAAAATATAACTGTAATCGCATTAGGGATTTTGACGGCGATTTTGACGATAACAAACTTGTGGACATTTTTCGTTTATGCGCCGGATGAAACGAATATTTCGAAAGAGTCTGCGAGCGGAAAATTCGAATTTCTTGATCCCGCCAGGAAACTAATTGATAAACAAGACTTGATAATCAATGTACAGCCGCTCCGCGAATACTTAGACGAAAAATATAAAAAAGATTTGAATGTTTCGATCTATTTTGAGTATTTGCCGACAGGTGCCAGTATCGCAACAAACAAAGACGCCGAATTCTATCCGGCAAGCTTACTGAAAGTTCCAGCGGCTATGGCCGTTGCAAAAAAAATAGAAAAAGGCGAATGGAAATGGACCAACAAGCTGGTGCTCATGTCTTCGGATAGGGATGATAAATTCGGATCATTGCACAAAGAATCTACCGGATCGACATTCACCATAGAAGAACTCGTAAGACGTTCTCTTGCCGATTCTGACAACACGGCACACTTTATCCTGGTTAGGAATTTGGAAACGGAGGAAATCGACGATGTGTATGAGCACATGGGATTGAAAGGTTTTCTCTCTACGAACGGCAATCTTAGCGCCAAAAGATATTCGGTTATTTTTAGAACGCTGTATAATTCCTCCTATTTATCCGACGAGAATTCGCAAAAACTGCTTAACTTCCTGTCTCAATCGCCGTTTAAAGATTATATCCAAAGCGCACTGCCCCAAGATATCATTTTTTCGCATAAAATCGGCATAGATCGGGAAAAAGAAATTTATTTGGATTCCGGACTGATATATTTTAAAAACAGGCCATACTTGCTGACCATAATGATAAGAGACAACAATGAAAAGATGGCCATGGAAAAAATGGAAGATGTTTCAGAAAAAACTTACGCCTATATAAGAGATTATCATGAAGAAAATAATTAA
- a CDS encoding prepilin-type N-terminal cleavage/methylation domain-containing protein, with translation MKLNSKGQLLIEMLVAIMVVAIIVIAVSNLFFVNMKEGKFTESRFDALMLAQEGMEAVKSISESSWHSIYLPPDGNGSKNNKGESFVYCLKNDASSWLLTDVASDCDITLNNKVYTRKIIIDNVNRDNGNISISSGSEDPSTQKIKIVISYADGKDAILEQYVTRWKNRIMKQDGWGSPAPADQAGCEALSGTWNAALSVCTAGLDNPANENGWDSYSDLDNGSGKLDTGAGSLKFK, from the coding sequence GTGAAATTAAATTCAAAAGGCCAGCTTTTAATAGAAATGCTCGTTGCCATAATGGTGGTTGCGATTATCGTGATCGCGGTCTCAAACCTCTTTTTCGTGAACATGAAAGAAGGAAAGTTCACGGAAAGCAGATTTGATGCGTTGATGCTCGCCCAAGAAGGCATGGAAGCTGTCAAATCCATAAGCGAAAGCTCCTGGCACAGCATTTATCTTCCTCCGGACGGAAACGGCAGCAAGAACAACAAGGGCGAAAGTTTCGTTTATTGCTTGAAGAATGACGCATCCTCCTGGCTGCTCACCGACGTCGCGTCCGATTGCGATATCACGCTTAACAACAAGGTCTATACGAGAAAGATAATCATCGACAACGTCAATCGCGACAACGGAAACATCTCGATATCATCCGGGTCCGAAGATCCGTCAACGCAGAAAATAAAGATAGTAATATCCTATGCCGACGGGAAAGACGCTATTCTGGAACAATATGTCACACGATGGAAGAACAGGATAATGAAACAGGACGGCTGGGGATCCCCCGCTCCCGCCGATCAGGCCGGATGCGAGGCGCTTTCGGGAACATGGAACGCCGCATTGTCCGTTTGCACCGCAGGATTGGATAACCCCGCAAATGAGAATGGATGGGATTCCTATAGCGACCTGGATAATGGCAGCGGTAAACTGGACACCGGTGCGGGCTCGCTGAAATTTAAATAA
- a CDS encoding prepilin-type N-terminal cleavage/methylation domain-containing protein: MILDTEHGFSLIELLISIAILAVFASGISLWLGGYKKSADLDSSSRIIISLLRSAQAKALSGNEAKNWGVSFDAASGKISTFSDDGTTKTTVKEDYLPNTLKINADSLLGGCNEIIFSRPNAETTRDCTIRIEDFADTSLYIDISIRTSGFVGMP; the protein is encoded by the coding sequence TTGATACTTGATACTGAGCATGGTTTCAGCCTGATCGAGCTTCTGATATCGATCGCCATCCTTGCTGTTTTTGCTTCCGGAATTTCGCTCTGGCTGGGAGGGTATAAAAAATCGGCAGACCTCGATTCTTCTTCAAGGATAATCATCAGCTTGCTCCGGAGCGCTCAGGCGAAAGCCCTAAGCGGAAACGAAGCAAAGAATTGGGGAGTTTCATTTGATGCGGCAAGCGGCAAGATCTCGACGTTCAGCGATGACGGCACGACAAAAACCACGGTCAAGGAAGATTATCTGCCGAACACCCTGAAGATCAATGCCGATTCGCTTTTGGGCGGATGTAATGAGATCATTTTCTCGCGGCCCAATGCAGAAACAACGCGCGACTGCACTATCAGGATAGAGGACTTCGCAGATACCAGCTTGTATATAGATATATCCATAAGAACTTCCGGATTTGTCGGCATGCCTTAA